TCCGGGGCCTCTCGGCGGGTACTCTTGCAGCGCATTGGCGCGCGGGCACCAGATGCCGAGGAGGTCCTCCATGCGGCAACCGAGGCCCTCTCGGAGATGACGCGCATGGTGGGCTTCATCCGGGTGCCCAAACGGGCGACACAGACGCTGCGCCATGTCGATTTCATCGCGTTACGTGAACGGGAAGTCCTTGCCATCTTTGTCACCGATAAAGGCGAGGTCGAAAACCGCCTGATCCGTGTGGAAGAACCCCTCAGCGCCTCTGCCCTGACGCAGGCTGCCAATCGCTTCAACGCCAGTTACGGCGGACGCCCCTTGCAGGAAGTCATGGCGCTGCTGGACGAAGACCTACGGCAGTCGCGCAAGGAAATGGACGAGATCTTGCGCAGTGCCATGGAGCTCGGGCGAGAGATGCTTGCTGCCGACCAGGAACGCATGCTCATCGAGGGCGAGCTGCAACTCTTGGATCTACCAGATTTTTCCGCCAGTGAGCGTCTGCGTGAATTGCTTTCCGTGGTGCGCCAGAAACGTGAGCTGGTCATGCTCCTGGATCAGAGTATGCGCGGCAGCGATGTGCGCCTGTTCATTGGTGGTGAATCGGGCTTTGCGCCATTGAGCGATTTCACCCTGATTTCTGCCCCCTATCAGATTGATGGCGAGCCGGTGGGGGTGATCGGCGTGCTCGGTCCCATGCGGATGCCCTATCAAGAGATCATCCCCTTGGTGGATGGCACCGCGCGCTTGCTTGGGCAGGCCCTGTCTCACAGCGAAATGCTTCCCTCTTGAAATGGCTCTGCCCCCGCCCCATCTATGGGTGGGACGAAGCTGGAGGAAGTGCCCCATGAGTGACGAAATAGAGCAGGATTCACAGGCTACGGAAGCTATGGCAGAAGAAGGTAAAAACGCTGAGGATACGGATTGGCAAGCTGAGGCGGAGAAATTTCGCAACGAGTATTTACGTTCGCTGGCCGACATGGAAAACCTGCGCAAGCGCATGGAAAAACAGATGGATGATGCCCGCAATTACGCCGTAGAGCGATTTGCCCGCGAGCTATTGCCAGTTGTTGATAGTCTGGAAATGGCGCTGGCGACGCCGAGTGGTGATGACGATGCGATGGTGCAGTTTCGGCAGGGTATCGAAAACACGTTGCATCTCTTCAGCGGCGCCCTGAGCAAGGCAGGGGTGCGTGAGGTGGAGGTTGAAAATGGGCGCTTTGATCCCAATCTGCATCAGGCGATCGCCATGGTCGAGCAGGACGGCGAGGCCAACCGCATCCTCGCGGTACACCAGAAAGGATATTTGATTCACGATCGTTTGTTGCGACCGAGCATGGTCTCGGTTTCCAAGGCCGCCAAGTCGCAATGAACGGTGCGAGAAACGAACGTTTTGATAATTCAGGAGATTGAACAATGGCAAAAGTGATTGGTATCGATTTGGGAACCACCAATTCCTGTGTCGCGGTGATGGAAGGGGACAAGGTCAAGGTGATCGAAAACAGCGAAGGCAAGCGCACTACGCCTTCCATCATTGCCTTCAGCGAGGACGGTGAGGTTTTGGTC
The window above is part of the Acidithiobacillus acidisediminis genome. Proteins encoded here:
- the hrcA gene encoding heat-inducible transcriptional repressor HrcA, whose translation is MSWSDHTMDARARHLLKSLIEQHISSGQPVGSRQLARDAGLAISPATVRNVIADLEDEGYVISPHTSAGRIPTSSGYRFFVDSLIHVAHLSGASRRVLLQRIGARAPDAEEVLHAATEALSEMTRMVGFIRVPKRATQTLRHVDFIALREREVLAIFVTDKGEVENRLIRVEEPLSASALTQAANRFNASYGGRPLQEVMALLDEDLRQSRKEMDEILRSAMELGREMLAADQERMLIEGELQLLDLPDFSASERLRELLSVVRQKRELVMLLDQSMRGSDVRLFIGGESGFAPLSDFTLISAPYQIDGEPVGVIGVLGPMRMPYQEIIPLVDGTARLLGQALSHSEMLPS
- a CDS encoding nucleotide exchange factor GrpE, with protein sequence MSDEIEQDSQATEAMAEEGKNAEDTDWQAEAEKFRNEYLRSLADMENLRKRMEKQMDDARNYAVERFARELLPVVDSLEMALATPSGDDDAMVQFRQGIENTLHLFSGALSKAGVREVEVENGRFDPNLHQAIAMVEQDGEANRILAVHQKGYLIHDRLLRPSMVSVSKAAKSQ